The Elgaria multicarinata webbii isolate HBS135686 ecotype San Diego chromosome 1, rElgMul1.1.pri, whole genome shotgun sequence genome includes the window GCACAAACAGTCAAATCCAGATTCCTCAAGGGACCAGCTGGCATTTTGATCAGCACTCTTGTTCCTGCAGATTAGCGAGCCAAAGATCAAAGCTTAAGGGAAGAGCTTATCATGTTTGGGAAGATTTCCCCTCCCGTTTCTCTCCTCCCTGACATGATGCAGCATTTCCCAATGTATGGTTTGCATGATCAGTGTGAAGATTGGCCATGCTtgctctccagcttgtctgccaaaTGGCCAAAGACTAGGCGTAATACCATGGTGGTAATTTAGTGGCACATTTCAGAAATAGAGACTTGCTTGACTCCCCCCCCTCCTTTAGTCAGATTGTGGATGCCACACTCTCTGCCTCTGGCAGCAAGGCACTTCGTAAGAACAAtcatttaaaggtgcaatcctatgcatattcaaccagaaaaaagccctacagttcccaagcctggctagggcatgctgggagttgtaggcttctttgtctgtctaaacatgcatagaattgtaccccCAAGAGTCTTAAGGGCAGGAACAGCAGTTTTGTTTACTATATACCCCAACTATGATATAATAGCTATAGGGAGAAAGAAGCATGCATCAAAATGTGAACCAGAGTACTTGGTGATTTGATTCTGACAATATATTTTAACAAGTCTGGGAACATGCAGGCATGCTCTAGTAGAGACTTTAAAATCAAAAGGTCCATCTTCTGCTAGTGCTAAATCATCAGGATCACATGGACCAGAGAACAGAGTAGGTAAAATGAAGCGGCTTGATAGGCAAGCAGCCAATTGTTCTTAGGCTTCAGTAGGGACctggaatatttatatacttcctCTGAAAAGGGTGCTAGGTTCTGACCATGAACTGTCTCGCCTGGTAGGTATGGGAACGAACAGGCTACAAAGCTCCCTTCTTTCAGAATGTGATGGCAGGAATGGTCCAAGACTTATTTTGAAATGCTATTGATTACAATATACAAAAAAGCATGCAAAAGTTTATtacaatatacatttatttattacaatatacAATTTATTACAATATACAAAAAAGCATGCAAAAGCACTAGTTTCTACATCTTATCAAAAGGAGCCGGGGAATGGAAAACCAGGGGCTGGAGGGGGCGCAAAGCTTGGTCCATTCCGACCTCTCCACGGGCCATCTGGGAAAGGACCCCATCTACCTGCATAAGAAAGAAAGGGTCCAATACCGCCACATCACTATAATTTTTGGATCAGTGACACAATTAGAATTTCAACAGGGTATCATGGGTGcacttacaaaatggctgctgtgggggtggggcttgcctatttataaaatggctgctatggtgaGCACGGCTGGtcacaaaatgtttattttccagaggggggggggaactctgctgaaactaaaagaaaagtaatatgCCCAAGAACATAAGCACAAAAATAATCTGTTGAAATGCcgaaaagatggtgctggagggcaggacTTCATTTTGCAACATGCCAGgttcccaattaaaaaaaaaaattaaatgaaaacaaatcttaataaaataaatatcagaagAGTCATggagtctggagggcaccaagagaggtatccatgggcaccatgttggagatcccCAGTGTTATATACAATCACCAAACCATCCAAGTAGCTCTTGGGAAATAAGTCATCCTCACCCCTTCAGCGGAATTTTTTTTCCTACCCTACCTCCAAATCAACCAGACTATATTACCACTTAGATGGGGCAGCCACATACCATTTTGAGCAAACTATTTCCCCATTCTGAGGCAGGGCTTCCCCTGGGAAAGGCTCAGGGATGGAAGGAACAGGAGACACCCATaaaaagaaccctgctggatcggaccaaaggcctctctagtccagcaccatttcccccagcagccgaccagatgcctctgggaagcccataacAGGAGGACACGAGGGCAACAgcggttccccagcaactggtattcagaggcacatGGCCTCCAATTGTGGAGGCAGCAtaaagccatcatgaccagtagccactgagagccttctccttcatgaattgtctcatcctcttttaaagccacccaagctgctgtggccatcaccacatcctatgGCTGCCAAGTCCCCACAAGCAGAAtctcccagccttcctcaacctggggcgctccagatgtgttggactacaactcccagaattccccagccagctctggctggggcattctgggagatgcagtccaacacatctgaagcgccccaggttgaggaaggctgctctacagcaatGACTTTTGTCAGGTGAACTTCAGCACCACCTCTCCTGGAGATGAGGCCGTGCCTCTTACTCCTTGACACTCACCCGCTGGGCATAAGCCTGGTCTTCTTGGGGCTGGTACAATTTCCTAATCTCTGTCGTCCTGCAGAACCAGGAGAGTGGAAGACATACGTTAATAGGTGTTAAGAAGAGGTTTTACTCACTCAAAATGCGAAGTagggagatttttttaatgatatcTATAGCTAGAGGTATTGAACCACAGgtctgcaggccaaatccagccagcTTGGGGTCCTAAACTGGCCCTCCGGGGTCCCCCAAATAGCAACAAAAACATTCCCCTCCCACCGCACCTCCAACTGCTAATTGTTTGGTCACGGCTGCCTTTTGCAGTTCCCCTCAGCTCTGTTCAAGAAAGGCTgaaaatgtctctcctaaagcttactcactggcaggaagagctttaaactaaaatagggCTGGTTTGACctgttggccctgccccctttgccttttgcCCCGCCCACATTGGACTGTGGGCCTGgggagcttcttcaaaatggaactcagcccttgggctgaaagaggttctgtgtcAGGTATAAGTCTCAGCAAGGCCTGAGGACCTTACATTTATAGAAGGGAGTAATTTCGTCGTCGCCCCCCTCCCTTGGCTTTGGGGATGTAAGACTTCTATAGGAAACTCATAAAGTGCTTAGAAAGGTGGGGGGGCCTTGTTGAAGGAGTCATTCAGCTcatagcatcatcttggtgggctgagcagtgctgccctgtttggacacagTCATGGCTTATGGACCGGAGCCCTGTCTGTTGGGTTCTCTGAGGCAGGCCTACACCTCCCTTTAAAAGCACCCCTGTTCTATAGCATCAGAGAGTGGTTATTCCTATGTATTCCCTAAACATATACAAGAGGGCACTGCAAGCTTCGGCTTTACTAGGGAGGTACGGACTTATCGCTGCTGGTAAAGGCTAGGGGATCCCAAAAGTGGGCAGCTCTCAGAGGAAGCAGGCGGCTCTCTTATAGGATCTGCTCTTGTTCAttgattccctcctcctcctcctcatggcctCCACTATCTTGTTTTATTCCCCACTGCTTTCATTTTTCTGCTCCAGGTACTATCTTTATTCAAGCTGGTCTGTAAATCTTGAAAAATAATACTTTAAAGTTGTCtagaaaaaatctttaaaacataCTTAGAAAGAGGGGAAGATGTGTTCTGGTATTGCTTTAAAACCAACCAGTATCTTTTCAGTTTCtcattaatcatagaatagcagagttggaaggggcctataaggccatcgagtccaaccctccagctcaatacagaaatccaccttaaagcatccctgacagatggcttcatcttgaatgcctctagtgtgggagaacccatgacatcccaaggcaattggttccactattgtactgctctaacagtcaggaagttttccctgatgtccagccggaatctggcttcctgtaagttgaacccattattccgtgtcctgcactctgggaggatcgagaagagctcctggccctcctctgtgtgacaaccttttaagtatttgaagagtgctatcatgtctcccctcagtcttctcttctcaagtccttagaggcctccagatgtgttggactatagttCCTATCGCCTCTAGCCGCCATGGCAGAGGgacggttggggaaggctggaataaggcACTGACACAGAGAGAATATTCAGGATGCAGTGGGTAGCCGTGCACATGCGGATGTATGTAGCAAACTTTGGGATTGTCAGAAATTTAATTTGTTTCTCACACAACACTAAAGTGCCCCATGACGTATAGGAATTACTGCCTCAACCCTTACCCCCACCCTCATATCTCGAGAGACACAAACCaatggctgagaatgatgggacttgcagtccaacacatctgaaaggcaccaccttggggaaggctgctccgtAATCTTTCTTCTCACAGGCATATATTCTGGGGACTGGGAGCTCTGTGGCTTGTTGCTAAAGCTCTACTCACCGTCTTTTATCTTTAGAGGCATCAGTTGCAAGGAACGACAGCTGAGACACACCGTTCTGAACAGGGCTCAGGCTCCTTGAGGCATTCTGGGACAAGCAGGTCCCATTATCTTTCCCTGGTCCTTGCTGGCACAGGAGACATCGCTTGGGTTTCTCTCGGTTCCTGCAGCAGCGAAACAATAAGACGTTACAAGCTGGCAGGGGATCCCCGAGGAGAGCAGGAAGTGATGTCACGTTACCTGATCACACAGTCTCTGCAGATGTAGTTGTCCGACAGGCCCTCCGGGACAGGGATGTTGAGTGGGCGCAGGTGAAAGGGAACGAGGTCTTTTCcgtcctggacccaaaccaagccTCTTTGGAGCAGCAGAGGAACCCAGTTTGATGGGGGGCGGTGCAGCACCATCCCATGAACCACACACCAACCCCGGATCATACCTGAAAAGGAAGAAGGCTGGCTCAGCAGCGCCTTACAGAGACTTGGCCCTGTTGAGGCTCCCACACCCAAGTTGGCAGAGTCTAATCTGTCATCACCTCTTCTAGCCGAGTCCCAGATCCCTTCCCCCAAGGCATGTTGGTTTTCTAGCCTTAATTCCTTCCCTACCTCACTCTACCACAAGAGATCAGGTCACCTGTTTTCTTTTCAGAGGGCTCAGTTTTTACATCTCTGGTCACATCCAAACAGGGGATTTCTGGAAGGGCCTGGATATgagcaagagggagagagagagagaagaacttcACCTAACATTATactttccctttttatttattattccatttagatcctgcctttttccctctttgCAAGGAACCCACAGCTGCTTACATGGTCCCtgccatctccattttatcctcacaacaaccctgtgacgtagcttaagctgagaatcagtgactggcccaaagccacccaatgagctttctggctgggtgaggactagaacccagacctcccaagTCCcactccagcactctaaccactatgccacactggctttccAAAGCTTATCCTTTTTCCCATTCCCCAGAGCTGCAGCagcctctccctctccactttaatATGCCACCCAACTCACACTGGCTTCAAGCCATTTTGGACCCCCATTTACCAATccctgccaccagcctccagtgcacATGTAAGATGCATGACTTATACTGAGGCAGATGATTGATCCAACCAGGACAGTCCCATCTACTTCGACTGGCAAGGCACCAGGCAGAAGCCTCTTTCTGATAGAGCAGGAGCTTGgcttcatttctatactgcccaatagtcaaaaaACTCTAGGTGGTTTAGAAAAATGAAAAGCCTAAAAATATAACATAACATCATAATATAAACTATTTGCATACAAAACCCCAGCAATTTTTCACaaccaacaataaaaatcccCATTAAAAGTCTGTGCTGTCCAACACCTGGGAGCAGAGAAAGGTGTGGCACCATAAAAGTTACAATGTGGGCACCAGGTGGCCTCACTGGATGAGACTATTTCATAATGGGGGGGCAccatcaagaaggccctctcccctatTGCCATTCTTTGAACCTTCATTGGAAGAGGCACTTGGAAGAAGGCCTCAGATGAAAATTGTAGTGTAAGGGTAGGTTCATATTGGAAGAGGAGCTCCATTAGGTGTTGCAGTCTTGAGCCACAAAATTTGTCCCAACTGGAAATGCAAAAGCAATGCCAGTGATTGTCATCAAGAGTTGCCACTTCTCAGTACTGCCAGCATTCCCACACTCCAACCCAGGCTTGGGATTTTTCCACTCCACCAATGGCTACACAATGCAACACAGTGGGATCTCCTCTCAAGGTCCCACCATCCTAATGCTAGAACCACTAACCTTGGGATTGGGCTGACACTCTTCATTCTCGTTTGCTCCTTTCTTTGCACCACAATCACCTGCTGTTTTCTGTCGAGGCTCTCCATGATAAGCTTTCAGTCTTTCCACAAGTTCagcattctggggtggggggcagaaataAGCAGAGAAATGGGCAGAGACAAGAATGTaaacaggcagaggcagctgcacGCTTGAAGGGAGCAGGGACAAAAGGccaggcttacctggcagcagcagcagcagcattctatGCCATACCCCTGGGGACGATAAGTTCTgcccctctggatgttttggccacaactctcatcatccctcaccattggctagggctgatgggaattgtaggccaaaacatccacatggccacaagttgctcactcctgaaCACTAGGTGATTAGGAACTGACATTTTAATTGTTCACAAAGCTCCAAGTGATgctacgctggggtgggggtgggggtaggcacTGTGGGCTAAAAAATATGTAAcaccccccacaacacacacaaggCAGGTGTTGTGGGCCCTGCCAGGTTGTGAGGGCTCAGGGCAACTAACCAAGGGTGCCCAGGTATGGGCAGTAATCCTGCTTTGGGTTAAGGGCTAAATCTCTCTATCCTGCTAACTGAGGTATATGTGAGTGCAGTCTCacacaagccctattcaggcattaaaaAAAGGGTTAAAAAAGGGTGAGGCAAAAGAGCACTCCTGCCCCGGAAACAggaagctctcctcttcagatgGTCACCCGCCCCTAGTTGAGAGTGACAAACacaaggagggagagaggcagggccAGAGCAGTCCTTATCCTGTTAATTTTAACCTTTTTCTAAACACCTGAAGAGGGCTTTAGTCTCTCCTTGAAGTCTCCCAACATTTTGGGAGGGTTTCTCTCATCACTATCAGTGGCTATAAATTATCACATAACAGCTTTCCCTTTACTTGGCACCTTCCAAAtgagatgggatttgtagtctaaacTACAGGTGGAGGGTGCTCAGTAGAGAAAACCTGCTACATGGAGTATTCTCCACcttaaggagggagggagaatgattGCAGTTGCTTCTGAATATGGTGGGCGTCCCGTTTAGCCATCTTAAATGCAGAAGATGAAAAAGTGATGCAAGTGAGAATGGAATTGTGGATTGTGCATGGATGTATTCCTAGCTAATACCCAACAGCGGGGCTGGGGGTGGTGAAGACAAGAGAGAATGTTCAGGCGGAACTGGGGCAATCTCTCACCTTTCCTGTGGCACGGAGACCCAACTTCTTACAAAGCTGTTGGAGCTCAGCCCTTTTTAGGGCAACGTAGTCCACCGAAGAAGTTTCATCAGCTGATTGATCCGACAGGCCTTTGGGTGGAATAAGCGGAGGTTGGGCGGAAACAGATTTAGTTGATTTGCGGCCCCGGCGAGGCATTTCAGGAACTCTAAACTACAAATAGAAGAAAGATGACAGAGGAAATCAGAGTGGGCCAAACCTTCCTCTATTATTCTCTATCCATGTCAAAGATAACTGGTCAAGTGAGGCTATCAATAGTCTTTGCTtatagggatggggaacatgtgttgCAGTTCAACgacagatgttgttgggctgcaattcccaccacacattccccactagtcatatccaggctggactactgtaatgtactgtccgtggggctgcctctgaagatggttcagaaacttcagctggtgcaaatgcAGCCACCTGTGTATTGGTGGGGGTGAGGCAATCTGATCACATAATGCTTATAcctgtgtgtttccaagcccaattcaaagtgctgggtttgacctttaaaaccctaaatggtttgagaccaagctacttgaaggactgccttcacccatatcagcctgcctgcactttaagatccaaaagagaggcccttcttgcctgcccaccagtgagagaaattaagtgggTCTCCACCCGGGAGAggctcttctctgtggtggccccaaacctctggaacaaactcccatcgatggtccaccatgcaccatccttacaggctttcaagatggccttaattttttttattttaccatagTTTTCCCATGATGaggttgctgctgctattgttgttggttttattgtgatcatgtttctaatattttaatattattttatgtattttctctgccccctcccttgtgaaggcccccccccccatacccacAGCTGAAGTAAGTCAGCTCCCAATTTGCTCAGCCTTGAGCTAGTCTGATAACTTCCCAGGTGTTGTTGTCAGGGGAAGAGTGTTCAGCTTAATGAGCTGTTTTCTCAGAGATGGACCTTGGGAGCTGTTTTCCTaaactcccccttccctccttgttAAGGGGCCTGAGCACGACTGCAGCCATCTTGGCCGGTCTACACAAAACCGTTAAGTGGCTAAAACAATCACCTAAAAGAACTTAAAAACTATATACtgatgcctgaatttgctttccacCCACCCAAACAAAACCCTTTTGCTTTTGTACTGTGTCTTTTAGATTACAAGCCTGACTGTCTCATTATTAACCTTTTTAAAGCCGCTCTGTGTGGGAgtctttttcagctgaagagcaagGTAAAAGTGctataagtaaataaacaaatgaaggcATAAAGTGTGACAAGCGTGAACCTGTTAAACATATAAGCCAGTCTTTTATAAACAACCAATGCATATGTTGTAAAATGGGCAAGTAGTCGAAGCAAAATaaagattttgtttaaaaatctaGAACGTCACCAGTTTATAGGCATAACTTTCCATGAACTAAGATACTTGTTCTGCAATCAATAGTAGTCAAAAGCAACACGCCATGgcagcaggagaggaaaaggaagaagtcAAGAAGAATTGTAGAGCACTCTATTCTGTGTGTTTAGACTGATTTTGAGGTTTTTTCGTAAGTAGCATTACTTTGTAATAAAAGTAAGAAAATCCaagtaaaccccctccctctgtTCTCTACACACACATTTGAACGTTATAGGATAGCTGACAGGAAGTCCCGGATTCAAAAGGATGAATCCCAGAATGCCACAACTCCATGAGTTGCAAGGAAAAGATAGATCAGGCGTATTCCtaattttttgcatttttccCAGATCACCCTGCAGCCGTGTGAGAAGACACAAAAATCTAAAAGCATAAGCAATGCTAACAACCACGCACCTGAATTCTCGGCAGTACACTTACATACCGTTCCCATATAACCGATTTAGTTAAGGAAGCCAAAAGCAGCCAACTGGACCTATATTGCAGGGTGGCGAACCTCAGAACGAACCACATCTAGATTAGAAAATGGAGCTGCTAGAAAGCCCCGTACACAGGACTAGAAATTTGGAACAAAAAATGTAACTCGGGATCCACAgatacagagaaagaaaaatatagactgCTTATGGGCTATTCAAGAGCATTGCATTCCCCCATTGAAACCATATGGACTATCGCGGTTTATAAACCCCAGCTTTTTAGTAGCGGAGAGGATAAGAAAAAAGGCTTTAAGAAAAACGGGGTGGCGTGAGCAAGCCAGACaagaaggaaggggtgggggagagagacaaaCACGCATTTCCACTCACCTCTGCTTTTGCTGCTCTGATTTGTTCTCACTGCAGAGCCTCGTTTTTTCAAACTGCGCGGATTTCTTCGCCCGGCTTTCAAGCAATCACGCCCCCTGGCCGTGGTTCTTATGCGCCTGCGCGGGCCGGTCTTTCCTTCTCCATAGGGGGAGTCGAAAAGTAAGATGGCGGCGCCCATTTAGCCAAGAGAGGTGCGTGAGGCGTGAGTGACAGCTCGTCTTCCTTCTTTTGTGTGCAGGTAATACCGTCGTTTCCTAGGAGGCTGCCTCTCCTCATAACTACTGGTCCCGTTGGAGAACTTGCCTCTCCGGCTTCTTTCCTTGAATAGCTGCTCTTTGCGGCAGGCTGCAAAGTCCTCTGCACGTTTGTTGAACTTGGAGGAGCTTTCTCCTGGGGAAAGGTTGCATTGCAGAGCTGAAGGGAAGCATGCGATGGCCTCTGGCCTCTTCCCTCGGCCGGGGGATATAgggcagcagagaaggaagaaATGTCTCGGAGGAAATGTCAAGGGGGAAGCCAACCTGCCCCTTCCGCC containing:
- the DPPA2 gene encoding developmental pluripotency-associated protein 2 — protein: MPRRGRKSTKSVSAQPPLIPPKGLSDQSADETSSVDYVALKRAELQQLCKKLGLRATGKNAELVERLKAYHGEPRQKTAGDCGAKKGANENEECQPNPKALPEIPCLDVTRDVKTEPSEKKTGMIRGWCVVHGMVLHRPPSNWVPLLLQRGLVWVQDGKDLVPFHLRPLNIPVPEGLSDNYICRDCVIRNREKPKRCLLCQQGPGKDNGTCLSQNASRSLSPVQNGVSQLSFLATDASKDKRRTTEIRKLYQPQEDQAYAQRVDGVLSQMARGEVGMDQALRPLQPLVFHSPAPFDKM